The Stomoxys calcitrans chromosome 3, idStoCalc2.1, whole genome shotgun sequence genome includes a region encoding these proteins:
- the LOC131996157 gene encoding histone H3-like codes for MARTKQTARKSTGGKAPRKQLATKAARKSAPATGGVKKPHRFRPGTVALREIRRYQKSTELLIRKLPFQRLVREIAQDFKTDLRFQSSAVMALQEASEAYLVGLFEDTNLCAIHAKRVTIMPKDIQLARRIRGRLFVIHVPRAGNIDSSLAWRSLDAAEEKSQGINPLPRLQQQQQQATVITSLLGFTVGFPND; via the exons atggctcgtactaagcaaactgcccgtaaatctactggtggcaaagcccctcgtaagcaattggctaccaaagctgctcgtaagagcgcaccagccaccggtggtgttaagaagccacatcgtttccgccctggtaccgttgctttgcgtgaaatccgtcgctaccagaagagtactgagttgttgatccgcaaattgcctttccaacgtttggttcgtgaaattgcccaagatttcaagactgacttgcgtttccagagctctgctgtcatggccttgcaagaagctagcgaagcctacttggtcggtctcttcgaagataccaacttgtgtgccatccatgccaagcgtgtcaccatcatgcccaaggatatccaattggccagacgtattcgtgga CGGCTTTTCGTTATTCACGTGCCGAGGGCAGGTAACATCGATTCATCTTTGGCCTGGCGTAGCCTGGATGCAGCGGAAGAAAAGAGTCAAGGCATCAACCCTTTGCcaagactacaacaacaacaacagcaagccACGGTAATAACATCGCTATTAGGTTTTACCGTGGGCTTTCCCAACGATTAG